One Chitinophaga sp. H8 DNA window includes the following coding sequences:
- a CDS encoding OB-fold nucleic acid binding domain-containing protein, with the protein MENRTNIEWNKDDIDVLGFLKIDVLALGMLTYIRKAFDLAKKHYNLDLTLANIPQDDPAVYEMICRADTIGVFQIESRAQQSMLPRLKPKVFYDLVIEVAIVRPGPIVGNMVHPYLRRRNGEEPVTYPSKELEEILGRTMGVPLFQEQVMKIAIVAAGFSPAEADQLRRSMATFKVSGKVSQFEKKLTEGMMSRGYTEEFAKQIFEQLKGFGSYGFPESHAASFAQLVYVSSWIKCYYPEIFACALLNSMPMGFYQPAQIVIDARRHAVEVRPVEVNLSDWDNKLEEPVGKYRALRLGLRQVSGLREDEMKLLVTLRQQPYTSVQEIRDLGISITSLDKLANADAFRSMELDRRNALWEISALKDLPEGVFKGQKTPEESVTLPTMGEGEQVIQGYVATSLSLKAHPVSFAREKLQMLYVSTAKDLDTIGNGSQVRVAGLPIVRQRPSTAKGVCFITLEDETNTINLIAFETIFEKYRKQILQSKLLMVAGRLQHESGVTHVIVEECFDFTKLLIQTLAKGQTNKGKSTNANEIFPEARNFR; encoded by the coding sequence ATGGAAAATCGGACCAATATTGAATGGAACAAAGACGACATAGATGTATTAGGTTTTTTAAAAATTGATGTATTGGCGCTTGGTATGCTTACCTACATACGTAAAGCATTCGACCTGGCAAAGAAGCACTATAACCTTGATCTAACGCTCGCTAACATTCCCCAGGATGATCCTGCTGTTTATGAAATGATCTGTCGAGCTGATACCATTGGTGTATTTCAAATTGAAAGTAGAGCGCAACAGTCAATGTTACCGAGGTTAAAGCCCAAAGTATTTTATGACCTGGTAATTGAAGTTGCCATCGTTCGCCCTGGTCCAATAGTAGGGAACATGGTTCACCCTTACTTGCGCCGACGCAATGGAGAGGAACCCGTAACCTACCCGTCAAAAGAACTGGAGGAAATTCTTGGGCGCACGATGGGTGTTCCGCTATTCCAGGAGCAGGTAATGAAAATTGCGATTGTCGCTGCGGGATTTTCACCCGCCGAGGCGGATCAGTTACGGCGGAGCATGGCAACTTTTAAAGTCAGCGGTAAAGTGAGTCAATTTGAAAAAAAGCTGACTGAAGGCATGATGAGCAGAGGCTACACTGAGGAATTTGCAAAGCAAATATTCGAGCAACTCAAAGGTTTTGGTAGTTATGGGTTTCCAGAAAGTCATGCCGCTAGTTTTGCCCAACTGGTATATGTTTCAAGCTGGATAAAATGTTATTATCCGGAAATATTTGCCTGTGCGCTGCTTAACAGTATGCCGATGGGGTTCTACCAACCCGCCCAAATTGTAATCGATGCCCGCAGGCATGCAGTTGAGGTACGACCAGTTGAAGTGAATCTCTCAGACTGGGATAATAAGTTAGAAGAGCCAGTTGGCAAATATCGTGCACTACGGTTAGGCCTTCGCCAAGTGTCCGGGCTCCGAGAAGATGAGATGAAACTGCTGGTAACGTTACGACAGCAACCTTATACCAGTGTTCAGGAAATTCGGGATTTAGGTATTTCTATCACTTCACTTGACAAATTGGCCAACGCAGATGCCTTTCGCTCTATGGAGTTGGATCGGCGGAACGCTTTATGGGAAATTTCTGCGTTGAAGGACTTGCCAGAGGGTGTATTCAAAGGCCAGAAAACACCAGAAGAATCAGTAACGCTGCCCACTATGGGCGAAGGTGAGCAGGTCATTCAGGGCTATGTGGCTACATCTTTATCTCTGAAAGCACATCCAGTGAGCTTTGCTCGGGAAAAGCTGCAGATGTTATATGTCTCTACGGCAAAGGATTTGGATACCATTGGGAATGGCAGCCAAGTAAGGGTAGCTGGCCTACCTATTGTGCGGCAACGTCCCAGTACAGCAAAGGGAGTATGTTTTATTACATTAGAAGATGAAACTAATACCATTAACCTGATTGCATTTGAAACCATTTTTGAGAAGTATCGCAAGCAAATATTACAATCAAAATTGCTCATGGTCGCAGGTCGCCTTCAGCATGAAAGTGGAGTGACGCACGTAATTGTTGAGGAGTGTTTTGATTTCACTAAACTTTTAATACAAACTCTCGCGAAAGGTCAAACAAATAAAGGGAAATCAACAAATGCGAATGAAATATTTCCTGAAGCCCGTAATTTTCGGTAG
- a CDS encoding helix-turn-helix transcriptional regulator, with protein MTQGDVAADMEVVLHRPVSQQFISDLENKENIEDDELLRQIAEILKVDEEVLKSLDWDVAITVMGNTYTNNNHEHSGAINQPINLTINQTFNQFDKPIELFASEKAELKKENQELKKRG; from the coding sequence ATGACTCAGGGTGACGTAGCTGCTGATATGGAGGTCGTATTACATAGACCTGTTAGCCAGCAATTCATTTCGGATTTAGAGAATAAGGAGAATATTGAGGACGACGAACTACTCCGGCAAATTGCAGAAATATTAAAGGTTGACGAAGAAGTATTAAAAAGTTTAGATTGGGATGTGGCTATTACTGTAATGGGGAATACCTATACCAACAATAACCATGAACACTCTGGCGCTATTAACCAGCCCATTAATCTCACAATCAACCAGACATTTAACCAGTTTGATAAACCGATAGAATTATTTGCAAGCGAAAAGGCGGAATTAAAGAAAGAAAATCAAGAGCTAAAAAAAAGAGGTTGA
- a CDS encoding agmatine deiminase family protein: MITDCQTNFLYLADTLPQKYPDFYKRFEIVLAEYNVEFALLPNTKDVWAVDYMPIQTELDKFVQFVYNPSYLQAKKYSKTISDVDAICRNIGIDTIKTDIILDGGNVTRTTNKVIMTDRVFIDNPNYERKQLIKQLYELLQVNEIYFVPEQPGDFTGHADGMVRFIGENTVVINDYHQEKEWFCRAFEIAIHNTGLDYIKIPYHVYDNKSNDQANGDYINYLQMENSVIVPTFGVKEDEIVVKQFESIFAGQTIVTINSNEIANDGGILNCITWNIRQTNKKC, translated from the coding sequence ATGATAACTGATTGCCAAACGAATTTTCTATACTTAGCGGATACGTTACCTCAAAAATACCCAGACTTTTACAAACGGTTTGAAATTGTATTAGCTGAATATAATGTTGAATTTGCCTTACTTCCCAACACCAAAGACGTTTGGGCAGTTGACTATATGCCAATACAAACTGAACTCGATAAATTTGTTCAGTTTGTTTATAACCCTTCATACTTGCAGGCAAAGAAATATTCAAAAACTATTTCGGACGTTGATGCAATTTGCCGCAATATCGGAATTGACACAATTAAAACAGATATTATTCTTGACGGAGGGAACGTAACAAGAACAACCAACAAGGTTATTATGACCGACCGTGTTTTTATTGACAATCCGAACTACGAACGCAAACAATTAATTAAGCAGCTTTACGAGCTTTTACAGGTTAATGAAATTTATTTCGTTCCCGAACAGCCAGGCGACTTTACAGGCCATGCAGATGGAATGGTTCGGTTTATAGGCGAGAATACAGTTGTTATTAACGACTACCACCAAGAGAAAGAATGGTTTTGCCGGGCTTTTGAAATTGCCATTCACAATACAGGACTTGATTATATCAAAATTCCTTACCACGTATATGACAACAAGAGTAACGACCAAGCAAATGGAGATTATATCAATTATTTGCAAATGGAAAATTCTGTAATCGTCCCGACTTTTGGTGTCAAGGAAGATGAAATAGTGGTAAAGCAATTTGAATCAATATTTGCAGGACAGACCATCGTTACTATTAACAGTAACGAAATTGCCAATGACGGAGGAATACTGAACTGCATAACATGGAACATAAGACAGACAAATAAAAAATGTTAA
- a CDS encoding ParB/Srx family N-terminal domain-containing protein, with product MKLKKATVSLVDLLLDPNNPRFADISDESLNIPNSRFTEDEVQKHAYEKMMNSKFDVLSLANSIETVGFLPVDNIVAKELDNSKYVVIEGNRRTTALKYIVKQFALGQNLLEQAQIDAISVIDILIVDNVEDDQESIGKIIQGIRNVAGIKEWDAYQKAQFISEMIDKGKDPGTISKMIGMSVRDINRYYKTYSAMAQFRADEEYGSKWKHSYFSHFDEVLRRPVLREYFGWDDEHYRFNNMAEYRRFYDWIIPDESGASAITDVHQIRTLVNFIDEPKALNYLDDKNFQKAINFFEQKNLNAQKTTLPECMSRILSAIDAFKNIIGEGLENEMTKEDVEEVENNIDEMKKQIKRIKKLKEGDA from the coding sequence ATGAAATTAAAAAAAGCAACTGTTAGTCTGGTAGACTTATTGTTAGACCCCAACAATCCACGATTTGCAGATATATCAGATGAAAGTCTAAATATACCTAATTCTCGATTCACAGAAGATGAGGTACAGAAACATGCTTATGAAAAAATGATGAACTCTAAATTCGACGTTTTATCCTTAGCAAACTCAATTGAAACTGTAGGGTTTCTTCCTGTGGATAATATAGTAGCTAAAGAGCTTGATAATAGTAAGTATGTTGTAATTGAAGGAAACAGAAGAACTACAGCTCTGAAGTATATTGTTAAGCAATTTGCCTTAGGCCAAAATTTACTAGAACAAGCTCAAATAGATGCAATTTCTGTTATAGATATTTTGATAGTTGATAATGTAGAGGATGATCAAGAAAGTATAGGTAAAATTATTCAAGGAATAAGGAATGTAGCCGGAATTAAAGAATGGGACGCCTACCAGAAAGCACAATTCATTAGCGAAATGATAGATAAGGGGAAAGATCCAGGCACAATATCAAAAATGATTGGAATGTCTGTGAGAGATATTAACCGATATTACAAAACCTATAGTGCAATGGCTCAATTTAGAGCTGATGAAGAATATGGCTCAAAATGGAAACATTCTTATTTCAGTCATTTTGATGAAGTATTGAGGCGCCCGGTGCTAAGAGAATATTTTGGTTGGGATGATGAACACTATAGGTTTAACAACATGGCTGAATATAGAAGATTTTATGATTGGATAATTCCAGATGAAAGTGGTGCATCCGCAATTACAGATGTTCACCAGATAAGAACTTTGGTAAATTTTATTGATGAGCCCAAAGCACTGAATTATCTGGATGATAAAAACTTCCAAAAGGCCATTAATTTTTTTGAACAAAAGAATCTTAATGCACAAAAAACAACACTACCCGAATGTATGAGTCGTATTTTATCTGCAATAGATGCCTTTAAAAATATAATTGGAGAAGGACTTGAAAATGAAATGACAAAGGAAGATGTTGAAGAAGTTGAAAATAATATTGATGAGATGAAAAAGCAGATTAAAAGAATAAAAAAATTAAAAGAAGGTGATGCATGA
- a CDS encoding restriction endonuclease: MHEIIEEIIFITPKSRYETMALLVQYYTKQGHNIMQASAKAESNLRFFCEDVQNLINYSTKENVACLYNSISNSVANINLNYFIVKEIHSELKKLSWQVFEDFCAALMKKCFGASSVDITQRTADMGLDFKGFIPFKGRLSTSPFTYIELYGQAKKYLGNVGRGDVDAFTAFANRQKRDNTYPAQLFVFCTTSDFIPSAKAEIIKNHFVSINGFQIATLVFQETGKAGIEAIREFL; encoded by the coding sequence ATGCATGAAATTATTGAGGAGATAATCTTCATAACACCTAAGTCTCGTTATGAGACAATGGCCTTATTGGTTCAATATTACACAAAACAAGGTCATAATATTATGCAGGCATCTGCGAAGGCAGAATCTAATCTCCGCTTCTTTTGTGAAGACGTTCAGAATTTGATAAATTATTCTACAAAAGAAAACGTCGCATGCTTGTATAATTCAATAAGCAATTCTGTTGCTAACATTAACCTTAATTACTTCATAGTTAAGGAAATTCATTCAGAATTAAAAAAATTATCATGGCAAGTTTTTGAAGACTTTTGTGCTGCACTCATGAAAAAGTGCTTCGGGGCTTCTTCTGTTGATATAACCCAAAGAACAGCCGACATGGGTTTAGATTTTAAAGGGTTTATCCCCTTTAAAGGCCGCCTTTCAACTTCTCCTTTTACGTATATAGAGTTATATGGACAGGCAAAAAAATATCTGGGAAATGTAGGAAGGGGGGATGTGGATGCTTTTACAGCATTTGCTAATAGACAAAAAAGGGATAACACATATCCAGCACAGCTATTTGTCTTTTGTACGACTTCTGATTTCATTCCTTCTGCGAAGGCTGAAATTATTAAGAATCATTTTGTCTCAATCAATGGATTTCAGATTGCGACATTAGTATTTCAAGAAACAGGGAAAGCAGGCATTGAGGCAATAAGAGAATTTCTTTAA
- a CDS encoding linear amide C-N hydrolase, producing MKKNRFLKTAIAFTAAVLFGITKKTDACTRVVYKGPNNTIITARSMDFSIPIPSNLWLFPRGMERDGSTGQNTVKWTSKYGSMTTSSWDIAISDGMNEKGLVANMLWLVSSKYPEFSKEGKGKKGLAVSLWAQYALDNFATVAEAVEEFKKEEFVVVTDFIPGTDKFTTVHLSMSDATGDNAILEYINGKLVIHHNPSYTVMTNDPIFEEQLAINEYWKGIPGNIFLPGTNRAADRYVRASYYIKAIPQTDNTRIAVAGAFSVIRQCSVPYGISTEGFPNLSTTRWRTVSDQKNLVYYFEDALSPNAIWVDLKKLDFSKDGKVKKLALDKNQIYAGETSKQFVETKPFIFQGI from the coding sequence ATGAAAAAAAACAGATTCCTGAAAACAGCGATTGCTTTTACTGCGGCCGTTTTATTTGGCATAACTAAAAAAACAGATGCTTGTACCAGAGTAGTTTATAAAGGGCCAAACAACACAATCATTACTGCCAGGAGCATGGACTTCTCCATCCCTATCCCCTCAAACTTATGGCTATTCCCCAGAGGAATGGAACGTGATGGAAGCACTGGGCAAAATACTGTAAAATGGACTTCTAAATATGGTAGTATGACTACTAGTTCATGGGACATTGCGATCTCGGACGGTATGAACGAAAAAGGACTTGTTGCCAATATGCTTTGGTTGGTAAGTTCAAAGTATCCAGAATTTTCGAAAGAAGGAAAGGGTAAAAAGGGCTTAGCAGTTTCTCTGTGGGCGCAATATGCATTGGATAACTTTGCTACAGTAGCCGAAGCTGTGGAGGAGTTTAAGAAAGAAGAATTTGTTGTCGTTACAGATTTTATTCCAGGAACAGATAAATTTACGACAGTACATCTTTCTATGTCAGATGCCACCGGCGACAATGCTATCCTTGAATACATTAATGGAAAGTTAGTTATCCATCATAACCCTTCCTATACTGTAATGACGAATGACCCGATATTTGAAGAACAATTAGCGATAAACGAATATTGGAAAGGTATTCCGGGTAATATATTTCTTCCTGGTACCAACAGGGCAGCAGATAGATATGTTCGGGCTTCCTACTATATTAAAGCCATTCCGCAAACAGACAATACCAGAATTGCGGTAGCCGGTGCATTCAGTGTTATCAGGCAGTGTTCGGTTCCATATGGGATCTCTACGGAAGGCTTTCCTAATCTATCCACTACAAGATGGAGAACTGTTTCGGACCAAAAAAATCTGGTGTATTATTTTGAGGATGCCCTAAGCCCCAATGCAATCTGGGTTGATTTAAAAAAATTGGACTTTAGTAAAGATGGAAAAGTGAAAAAACTTGCATTAGATAAAAACCAGATTTACGCAGGGGAAACTTCAAAGCAATTTGTAGAAACAAAACCATTTATATTTCAGGGTATCTAA
- a CDS encoding porin, whose protein sequence is MRGTFHLMMCLTTCLCFHAVYGQDSTDSVEILIRPYAGLRGHTAVFDNQMELQENASRIGAELGIKKGKTGFIAGVEIQVNMFRGSSSFNADGNLSGGFLNIQAEQTQQVFGNRLGYLGISLDKYGTLTIGKQWSVYRDITSYTDRFNVFGARASATFVGGTDGGENGTGRADQSIIYRNQIGPFRFGAQVQARGGNNSQFIDGFGLSTQLEIMQDFFIGMAFNRAFLSENIIGSGKILGLSGHPTYVSLGTKYTGKRLDLSITCVLQKNGDFTQGFYIDPQTGAQRPTVVFDAKGIEIFGRYKFNKLSILTGYNLYAPAIGHISSIFGQSPVHSGFRRDDFIVGISYQPLKFVQIYSEQRLSAGKTAIGAKEKSVFTLGMKIDVSKRFNKMFLL, encoded by the coding sequence ATGCGAGGTACATTCCATCTAATGATGTGTTTAACTACATGTCTTTGCTTCCACGCTGTATACGGTCAGGATAGTACTGACTCCGTTGAAATATTGATTAGACCGTATGCAGGTCTTCGAGGACATACAGCTGTTTTTGATAACCAAATGGAACTTCAGGAAAATGCATCCAGAATTGGGGCAGAACTAGGTATTAAAAAAGGGAAAACGGGATTTATTGCAGGAGTAGAAATACAGGTGAACATGTTTAGAGGAAGTTCCTCCTTTAATGCTGATGGTAATTTGTCTGGTGGATTTCTGAACATTCAAGCCGAGCAGACCCAACAGGTTTTTGGAAACCGTTTAGGGTATTTGGGAATATCTTTGGACAAATATGGTACCCTTACCATTGGAAAGCAATGGAGCGTTTATCGTGATATCACGTCTTATACAGATAGGTTTAATGTTTTTGGAGCAAGAGCGTCCGCAACTTTCGTTGGCGGGACAGATGGTGGTGAAAATGGGACCGGACGAGCAGATCAATCCATAATTTATCGAAATCAAATAGGCCCTTTTCGTTTTGGCGCGCAGGTCCAGGCAAGAGGAGGAAACAACAGCCAATTTATAGATGGATTTGGTTTATCCACTCAGTTGGAAATTATGCAGGATTTTTTCATTGGAATGGCGTTCAACAGAGCTTTTCTTAGTGAAAATATTATAGGCAGCGGGAAAATATTAGGGCTTTCGGGTCACCCAACTTATGTCTCTTTGGGTACTAAGTATACGGGTAAAAGATTGGATTTAAGCATAACGTGTGTATTACAGAAAAACGGAGATTTCACACAAGGCTTTTATATAGACCCTCAAACTGGAGCACAGAGGCCTACTGTTGTTTTTGACGCAAAGGGAATTGAAATCTTCGGAAGATATAAGTTCAATAAACTGTCTATCCTTACCGGATATAATCTCTATGCTCCTGCCATAGGGCACATTTCATCAATTTTCGGGCAGTCTCCGGTCCACAGCGGATTCAGAAGAGACGATTTTATTGTTGGCATTTCATACCAGCCTCTTAAGTTCGTTCAGATATATAGTGAACAACGATTATCAGCTGGAAAAACCGCTATTGGGGCAAAAGAAAAAAGTGTCTTTACATTAGGAATGAAAATTGATGTTTCGAAAAGGTTTAACAAGATGTTTCTTTTGTAA